A DNA window from Undibacterium sp. YM2 contains the following coding sequences:
- the rpoB gene encoding DNA-directed RNA polymerase subunit beta, with product MHYSFTEKKRIRKSFAKRANVHNVPFLLATQIESYQSFLQEDRTPPTRKNEGLQSAFTSIFPIVSHNGFARLEFLSYVLGDPAFDVKECQLRGLTYASPLRAKVRLVILDKESPTKPVVKEMKEQEVYMGELPLMTTTGSFVINGTERVIVSQLHRSPGVFFEHDRGKTHSSGKLLFSARIIPYRGSWLDFEFDPKDILFFRIDRRRKMPVTILLRAIGMSNEQILANFFVFDNFNLHSDGAEMEFVAERLRGEVARFDISDKSGKVIVAKDKRINAKHVREIEAGGIKHISVPEDYLLGRVLAKNIVDADTGEVIANANDELTEELLGRLRDAKVTDIQTLYTNDLDQGAYISQTLRADDTADQMAARVAIYRMMRPGEPPTEDSVEALFNGLFYSEDRYDLSAVGRMKFNRRIGRDELTGAMTLSNEDVLAVIKILVELRNGRGEVDDIDHLGNRRVRCVGELAENQFRAGLVRVERAVKERLGQAEADNLMPHDLINSKPISAAIREFFGSSQLSQFMDQTNPLSEITHKRRISALGPGGLTRERAGFEVRDVHPTHYGRVCPIETPEGPNIGLINSLALYARLNEYGFLETPYRKVVDSKITSQIDYLSAIEEGRYIIAQANATIDGEGKLIDELVSAREAGETILVSPERIQYMDVATGQVVSVAASLIPFLEHDDANRALMGANMQRQAVPCLRPEKAFVGTGIERTVAVDSGTTVQALRGGKVDYIDAGRIVIRVNDAEAQAGEVGVDIYNLIKYTRSNQNTNINQRPIVKVGDLVAKGDVLADGASTDLGELALGQNMLVAFMPWNGYNFEDSILISEKVVADDRYTSIHIEELSVVARDTKLGAEEITRDISNLAENQLARLDESGIVYIGAEVTAGDTLVGKVTPKGETQLTPEEKLLRAIFGEKASDVKDTSLRVPSGMVGTVIDVQVFTREGIQRDKRAQQIIDDELKRYRLDLNDQLRIVEGDAFERLERMLDGKIADGGPAKLAKGTKITREYLASVDKYHWFDIRLASDEAANALVAMKDSIAEKRHQFDLAFEEKRTKLTQGDELPPGVQKMVKVYLAVKRRLQPGDKMAGRHGNKGVVSRIVPIEDMPYMADGTPADIVLNPLGVPSRMNVGQVLEVHLGWAAKGLGLRIGEMLKAKAKVEELREFLKKIYNESGKKEDIDSFSDAEILELTNNLKNGVPFATPVFDGAHESEIRRMLDLAFPDHIAAQLGMTPSKNQVTLFDGRTGEAFERKVTLGYMHVLKLHHLVDDKMHARSTGPYSLVTQQPLGGKAQFGGQRFGEMEVWALEAYGASYVLQEMLTVKSDDVNGRTKVYENLVKGDHVIDAGMPESFNVLVKEIRSLGIDIDLERS from the coding sequence ATGCACTACTCATTTACTGAGAAGAAGCGTATTCGTAAATCTTTTGCGAAGCGCGCCAACGTCCACAACGTTCCGTTCTTGCTGGCGACTCAAATCGAGTCGTACCAGAGCTTCTTACAAGAAGACAGAACACCGCCAACTCGTAAAAACGAGGGCTTGCAGTCTGCCTTCACCTCGATTTTCCCTATTGTTTCGCACAATGGCTTCGCACGTCTTGAATTCCTGTCCTACGTTTTAGGCGATCCTGCGTTCGACGTCAAGGAATGTCAATTGCGTGGCCTGACTTATGCTTCGCCTTTGCGTGCAAAAGTCCGCCTGGTCATTCTGGACAAGGAATCACCAACCAAGCCGGTTGTCAAAGAAATGAAAGAACAGGAAGTCTACATGGGCGAATTGCCTTTGATGACAACCACTGGTTCTTTTGTCATCAACGGTACTGAGCGCGTTATCGTGTCCCAGTTGCACCGTTCCCCTGGCGTGTTCTTTGAACATGACCGCGGCAAGACACATTCTTCCGGTAAATTGCTGTTCTCGGCAAGGATCATTCCTTACCGTGGTTCATGGCTGGATTTCGAATTCGATCCTAAAGATATCCTGTTCTTCCGTATTGACCGTCGTCGCAAGATGCCAGTCACTATCCTGCTGCGCGCCATAGGCATGAGCAATGAACAGATCCTGGCTAACTTCTTTGTCTTCGATAATTTCAACCTGCACAGTGATGGCGCAGAAATGGAATTCGTTGCAGAACGTCTGCGTGGTGAAGTTGCCCGTTTTGACATCAGCGACAAATCCGGCAAAGTCATCGTAGCCAAGGACAAGCGTATCAATGCCAAGCATGTACGTGAAATCGAAGCCGGTGGCATCAAGCACATTTCCGTGCCTGAAGACTACCTGCTGGGTCGCGTCCTGGCCAAGAACATCGTTGATGCAGACACTGGTGAAGTCATTGCCAATGCCAATGATGAGCTGACAGAAGAATTGCTGGGTCGTTTGCGCGACGCCAAAGTCACTGATATCCAGACTTTGTACACCAATGACCTGGATCAGGGTGCTTACATTTCCCAGACTCTGCGTGCTGATGATACAGCTGACCAGATGGCTGCCCGCGTTGCCATCTACCGCATGATGCGTCCTGGCGAACCACCAACAGAAGATTCTGTTGAAGCCCTGTTCAATGGCTTGTTCTATAGCGAAGACCGTTACGATCTGTCCGCAGTCGGCCGCATGAAGTTCAACCGCCGTATCGGCCGTGATGAACTGACAGGTGCCATGACTTTGTCGAACGAAGATGTACTGGCCGTGATCAAGATTCTGGTTGAGCTGCGCAATGGCCGTGGCGAAGTCGATGATATCGATCACTTGGGTAACCGTCGCGTACGTTGCGTTGGTGAATTGGCTGAAAACCAGTTCCGTGCTGGTCTGGTACGTGTTGAACGTGCTGTCAAAGAGCGTCTGGGTCAGGCTGAAGCCGACAACCTGATGCCGCATGACCTGATCAACTCCAAGCCTATCTCTGCTGCGATTCGTGAGTTCTTCGGTTCTTCACAATTGTCCCAGTTTATGGATCAGACCAACCCATTGTCAGAAATCACGCACAAGCGTCGTATTTCCGCCCTCGGACCTGGTGGTTTGACACGTGAGCGCGCCGGCTTTGAAGTCCGCGACGTTCATCCAACCCACTATGGCCGCGTCTGCCCGATTGAGACACCTGAGGGACCAAACATTGGTCTGATCAACTCGCTGGCTCTGTATGCTCGTCTGAACGAATACGGTTTCCTGGAAACACCATACCGTAAAGTGGTTGACAGCAAAATCACATCCCAGATCGATTACCTGTCTGCGATTGAAGAAGGTCGTTACATCATCGCCCAGGCGAATGCGACGATCGATGGCGAAGGCAAACTGATCGATGAACTGGTCTCTGCCCGTGAAGCTGGCGAAACGATCCTGGTATCCCCAGAGCGTATCCAGTACATGGACGTGGCGACTGGTCAGGTGGTTTCTGTTGCGGCATCCTTGATCCCGTTCCTCGAACACGATGATGCGAACCGTGCGTTGATGGGTGCCAACATGCAACGTCAAGCCGTTCCTTGCTTGCGTCCAGAAAAAGCATTCGTTGGTACAGGTATCGAACGTACTGTGGCAGTTGACTCCGGTACAACCGTACAGGCACTGCGTGGCGGTAAGGTTGATTACATCGATGCGGGCCGTATCGTTATTCGTGTGAATGATGCTGAAGCACAGGCAGGTGAAGTCGGTGTGGATATCTACAACCTCATCAAGTACACCCGTTCCAACCAGAACACCAATATCAACCAACGTCCTATCGTCAAAGTTGGCGATCTGGTCGCCAAAGGTGACGTATTGGCCGACGGCGCATCGACAGATCTGGGCGAATTGGCCCTGGGTCAGAACATGCTGGTCGCGTTCATGCCTTGGAATGGTTATAACTTCGAAGATTCGATCCTGATCTCTGAAAAAGTGGTGGCTGATGACCGCTATACCTCGATCCATATCGAAGAGTTGTCGGTGGTTGCCCGTGATACCAAGCTGGGTGCGGAAGAAATCACACGTGATATTTCCAATCTGGCAGAAAACCAACTGGCACGTCTGGATGAGTCCGGTATCGTCTACATCGGTGCTGAAGTAACAGCCGGTGATACCCTGGTCGGTAAAGTGACACCAAAAGGTGAAACTCAACTGACACCAGAAGAAAAACTGCTGCGCGCCATTTTCGGTGAAAAAGCTTCTGACGTTAAAGATACATCCCTGCGCGTGCCTTCCGGCATGGTAGGTACAGTTATCGACGTACAAGTGTTCACACGCGAAGGTATACAACGCGACAAACGTGCACAACAGATTATCGATGATGAATTGAAGCGTTATCGCCTCGATCTGAACGATCAGTTGCGTATTGTTGAAGGCGATGCATTTGAGCGTCTGGAACGTATGCTGGATGGCAAGATCGCTGACGGCGGCCCGGCCAAGCTGGCTAAAGGCACTAAGATCACCAGAGAATATCTGGCCAGCGTGGATAAATACCACTGGTTCGATATTCGCCTGGCATCTGATGAAGCAGCCAATGCATTGGTCGCGATGAAAGATTCCATCGCTGAAAAACGTCATCAGTTCGATCTGGCTTTTGAAGAAAAACGTACCAAGCTGACGCAAGGCGATGAATTGCCGCCAGGCGTACAAAAAATGGTCAAGGTTTACCTGGCTGTTAAACGTCGCCTGCAACCTGGTGACAAGATGGCGGGTCGTCACGGTAACAAGGGTGTGGTTTCCCGTATCGTGCCTATCGAAGACATGCCTTACATGGCTGACGGTACACCGGCAGACATCGTGTTGAACCCATTGGGTGTTCCATCACGTATGAACGTTGGTCAGGTTCTGGAAGTGCATCTGGGCTGGGCAGCTAAAGGCCTGGGCTTGCGCATAGGCGAAATGCTGAAAGCCAAGGCCAAGGTTGAAGAACTGCGTGAATTCCTGAAGAAGATTTATAACGAATCTGGCAAGAAGGAAGACATCGACAGTTTCTCCGATGCCGAGATCCTGGAATTGACGAACAACCTGAAAAATGGCGTGCCATTTGCTACACCAGTGTTTGACGGTGCGCATGAAAGCGAAATCCGCCGCATGCTGGATCTGGCCTTCCCTGACCATATCGCCGCACAACTGGGTATGACACCATCGAAAAACCAGGTCACCCTGTTTGATGGCCGTACCGGTGAAGCGTTCGAGCGTAAAGTCACACTGGGCTACATGCACGTACTGAAATTGCACCATCTGGTTGATGACAAGATGCATGCACGTTCGACCGGTCCTTACTCTCTGGTCACGCAACAACCTCTGGGCGGTAAAGCGCAGTTCGGTGGTCAGCGTTTCGGTGAGATGGAAGTCTGGGCACTGGAAGCTTACGGCGCGTCTTATGTCTTGCAAGAGATGTTGACCGTCAAGTCCGATGACGTGAATGGCCGTACCAAAGTGTATGAAAACCTGGTCAAGGGTGACCATGTGATCGACGCCGGCATGCCAGAGTCCTTCAACGTTCTGGTCAAAGAAATCCGCTCTCTGGGTATCGATATCGATCTCGAACGCAGCTAA
- the rpoC gene encoding DNA-directed RNA polymerase subunit beta', with amino-acid sequence MKALLDLFKQVQPNEQFDAIKIGLASPEKIRSWSYGEVKKPETINYRTFKPERDGLFCAKIFGPIKDYECLCGKYKRLKHRGVICEKCGVEVTLAKVRRERMGHIELASPTAHIWFLKSLPSRLGMVLDMTLRDIERVLYFEAYVVTDPGMTPLKKCQIMSEDDFAAKYEEYGDEFTAFMGAEGIRELLRSIDIDRDAETLRTELKESKSEAKIKKYAKRLKVLEAFQRSGIKPDWMIMEVLPVLPPELRPLVPLDGGRFATSDLNDLYRRVINRNNRLKRLMELRAPEIITRNEKRMLQEAVDSLLDNGRRGKAMTGANKRPLKSLAEMIKGKGGRFRQNLLGKRVDYSGRSVIVVGPQLKLHQCGLPKLMALELFKPFIFNKLELMGLATTIKAAKKLVEIQEPVVWDILEEVIREHPIMLNRAPTLHRLGIQAFEPVLIEGKAIQLHPLVCAAFNADFDGDQMAVHVPLSIEAQMEARTLMLASNNILFPSNGEPSIVPSQDIVLGLYYASREKINGKGEGMMFPDVSEAIRAWDNKEVELSTRITVRITEYPKNAETGEFVKTIKRYETTVGRAILSEILPKGLPFTVLNRALKKKEISKLIDTSFRKCGLRATVVFADQLMQMGFRLATRAGISICIDDMLVPPQKVTLLAAAEHEVKQIEQQYASGLVTAGERYNKVVDIWGKTGDEVGKAMMEQLKVEPVTRRDGSVGTQESFNAIYMMADSGARGSAAQIRQLAGMRGLMAKPDGSIIETPITANFREGLNVLQYFISTHGARKGLADTALKTANSGYLTRRLVDVTQDLVVVEDDCGTANGSSMKAIVEGGEVNVPLRDLILGRVCANDIVNPETQETLYEAGTLLDETSVERIEALGIDEVKVRTPLTCDTRYGLCAMCYGRDLGRGSLVNAGEAVGVIAAQSIGEPGTQLTMRTFHIGGAASRAAIASSVEAKSNGTIRFTATMRYVTNGKGDQIVISRSGEVLITDDHGRERERHKVPYGATLIVKDGLVIKAGTALATWDPLTRPIITEYTGTVKFENVEEGVTVAKQVDEVTGLSTLVAIDAKRRGSAAGKTLRPQVKLLNEQGEEVKIAGTEHAVTIGFQVGALITVKDGQQVHVGEVLARIPTESQKTRDITGGLPRVAELFEARSPKDAGMLAEVTGTVAFGKETKGKQRLEITDMDGEKHEFLITKDKQVLVHDGQVVNKGEMIVDGPADPQDILRLLGIEALARYIVDEVQDVYRLQGVKINDKHIEVIVRQMLRRVVVVNPGDANYIVGEQVERSELLDENDRVIAANGIPATYENILLGITKASLSTDSFISAASFQETTRVLTEAAIMGKKDGLRGLKENVIVGRLIPAGTGLAFHRARKLKETWEADERVALLEAEKAAFAPIPEVTATDVVDGEA; translated from the coding sequence ATGAAAGCTCTGCTCGATCTATTCAAGCAAGTCCAACCCAACGAACAATTCGACGCGATCAAGATTGGTCTGGCGTCTCCAGAAAAAATTCGTTCCTGGTCCTACGGCGAAGTTAAAAAGCCGGAAACCATCAACTATCGTACTTTCAAGCCTGAGCGCGACGGTTTGTTCTGCGCCAAGATTTTTGGCCCTATCAAGGATTACGAATGCCTGTGCGGCAAGTACAAACGCCTGAAACACCGTGGCGTGATCTGCGAAAAATGCGGCGTTGAAGTGACCCTGGCCAAAGTGCGTCGTGAACGCATGGGCCATATCGAGCTGGCTTCCCCAACTGCACATATCTGGTTCCTGAAATCCCTGCCATCCCGTCTGGGTATGGTATTGGACATGACCTTGCGCGATATTGAACGCGTACTGTATTTTGAAGCATATGTCGTCACCGATCCAGGCATGACGCCGCTGAAAAAATGCCAGATCATGTCTGAAGATGATTTCGCTGCCAAGTATGAAGAGTACGGTGATGAATTCACTGCATTCATGGGTGCTGAAGGTATCCGTGAATTGCTGCGCTCCATCGACATCGACCGTGATGCAGAAACCCTGCGCACAGAGTTGAAAGAATCCAAATCTGAAGCCAAGATCAAGAAATACGCAAAACGTCTGAAAGTACTGGAAGCATTCCAGCGCTCAGGCATCAAGCCAGACTGGATGATCATGGAAGTGCTGCCGGTCCTGCCGCCAGAACTGCGTCCATTGGTCCCGCTGGATGGTGGCCGTTTCGCGACTTCCGATCTGAATGACCTGTATCGCCGCGTCATCAACCGTAACAACCGTCTGAAGCGTCTGATGGAATTGCGCGCTCCTGAAATCATCACACGCAATGAAAAGCGTATGTTGCAGGAAGCCGTCGATTCCCTGCTCGATAACGGCCGTCGCGGTAAGGCAATGACAGGCGCCAACAAGCGTCCTCTGAAATCCCTGGCAGAAATGATCAAGGGTAAGGGCGGTCGTTTCCGTCAAAACTTGCTGGGTAAGCGCGTCGATTACTCTGGCCGTTCCGTTATCGTGGTTGGTCCACAACTGAAATTGCATCAGTGCGGCTTGCCAAAATTGATGGCGCTGGAACTGTTCAAACCTTTCATTTTCAATAAACTGGAATTGATGGGTCTGGCAACGACCATCAAGGCAGCGAAAAAACTGGTAGAGATACAAGAACCAGTCGTATGGGATATCCTGGAAGAAGTTATCCGCGAACATCCTATCATGCTGAACCGTGCGCCTACGCTGCACCGTCTGGGTATCCAGGCCTTTGAGCCAGTCCTGATTGAAGGTAAAGCGATCCAGTTGCATCCACTCGTCTGCGCGGCTTTCAATGCCGACTTTGACGGTGACCAAATGGCGGTCCACGTTCCTCTGTCTATCGAAGCACAGATGGAAGCACGTACTTTGATGCTGGCATCCAACAATATTCTGTTCCCATCCAATGGTGAACCGTCTATCGTTCCTTCCCAGGATATCGTGTTGGGTCTGTACTACGCTTCCCGTGAAAAAATCAACGGCAAGGGCGAAGGCATGATGTTCCCTGACGTTTCAGAAGCGATCCGCGCCTGGGACAACAAGGAAGTCGAGCTGAGCACACGCATCACAGTCCGTATTACTGAATACCCTAAGAACGCTGAAACTGGCGAATTCGTTAAAACCATCAAGCGTTATGAAACGACTGTTGGCCGTGCGATCTTGTCCGAGATTCTGCCTAAAGGTTTGCCATTCACCGTACTGAACCGTGCGCTGAAGAAAAAAGAAATTTCCAAACTCATCGATACCTCATTCCGCAAGTGCGGTCTGCGTGCAACGGTGGTGTTTGCTGATCAATTGATGCAAATGGGTTTCCGCCTGGCGACACGCGCCGGTATCTCCATCTGTATCGATGACATGCTGGTTCCACCGCAAAAAGTGACTTTGCTGGCAGCAGCAGAACACGAAGTCAAACAGATCGAACAGCAATATGCTTCCGGTCTGGTGACAGCGGGCGAGCGCTACAACAAAGTGGTCGATATCTGGGGCAAAACTGGTGATGAAGTCGGCAAGGCCATGATGGAACAACTCAAAGTTGAACCAGTCACACGCCGCGACGGCTCTGTCGGTACACAAGAATCTTTCAACGCCATTTACATGATGGCCGACTCCGGTGCGCGTGGTTCTGCAGCCCAGATTCGTCAGTTGGCAGGTATGCGTGGTCTGATGGCGAAACCGGATGGCTCGATTATCGAAACGCCGATCACCGCGAACTTCCGCGAAGGTCTGAACGTTTTGCAGTACTTTATTTCCACTCACGGTGCGCGTAAAGGTCTGGCCGATACGGCATTGAAAACAGCTAACTCCGGTTACCTGACACGCCGTCTGGTTGACGTGACCCAGGATCTGGTCGTGGTTGAAGATGACTGCGGTACAGCCAATGGTTCGTCCATGAAGGCCATCGTTGAAGGCGGTGAAGTTAATGTGCCTCTGCGTGATCTGATTTTGGGTCGTGTTTGCGCTAACGACATCGTCAATCCTGAAACACAGGAAACACTGTACGAAGCTGGCACTCTGCTGGATGAAACATCGGTAGAACGTATCGAAGCCCTGGGCATCGATGAAGTCAAGGTACGTACACCACTGACATGTGACACACGTTACGGTCTGTGCGCAATGTGCTATGGCCGTGACCTGGGTCGTGGTTCTCTGGTCAATGCTGGTGAAGCAGTTGGTGTTATCGCTGCGCAGTCCATCGGTGAACCAGGTACACAGTTGACGATGCGTACCTTCCACATTGGTGGTGCGGCATCCCGTGCAGCGATTGCCTCTTCTGTTGAAGCCAAGTCCAACGGTACGATCCGCTTCACAGCGACCATGCGTTATGTCACTAACGGTAAAGGCGACCAGATCGTTATTTCCCGTTCTGGCGAAGTGCTGATCACTGATGACCACGGTCGTGAACGTGAACGTCATAAAGTACCTTACGGTGCAACCCTGATCGTCAAAGACGGTCTGGTCATCAAGGCTGGTACAGCATTGGCAACGTGGGATCCATTGACCCGTCCTATCATTACCGAATACACCGGTACGGTGAAATTCGAAAACGTCGAAGAAGGCGTGACTGTTGCCAAACAGGTTGATGAAGTGACAGGTCTGTCCACGCTGGTGGCGATCGATGCGAAACGCCGTGGTAGCGCAGCGGGTAAAACTCTGCGTCCACAAGTCAAGCTGTTGAATGAACAAGGCGAAGAAGTCAAGATCGCTGGTACAGAACACGCAGTAACGATCGGCTTCCAGGTGGGTGCGCTGATTACCGTCAAAGACGGTCAGCAAGTACACGTGGGTGAAGTTCTGGCGCGTATCCCGACAGAATCACAAAAAACCCGTGATATTACCGGTGGTCTGCCACGCGTTGCCGAGTTGTTCGAAGCCCGTTCACCTAAAGATGCCGGTATGCTGGCAGAGGTAACAGGTACGGTTGCGTTTGGTAAAGAAACCAAAGGTAAGCAACGTCTGGAAATCACAGACATGGATGGCGAGAAACACGAGTTCCTGATCACCAAGGACAAACAAGTCCTGGTGCATGACGGCCAAGTGGTGAACAAGGGTGAGATGATTGTTGACGGCCCGGCCGATCCACAAGACATCCTGCGTTTGTTGGGTATCGAAGCGCTGGCACGTTACATCGTTGATGAAGTTCAGGACGTGTACCGTTTGCAAGGCGTTAAGATCAATGACAAGCACATTGAAGTGATCGTGCGTCAGATGTTGCGCCGTGTTGTCGTGGTTAATCCAGGCGATGCCAACTACATCGTCGGTGAACAGGTAGAACGTTCTGAATTGCTCGATGAAAACGATCGCGTCATTGCTGCCAACGGTATTCCTGCAACGTATGAAAATATCTTGCTGGGTATTACCAAGGCATCCTTGTCCACCGATTCCTTCATCTCTGCGGCGTCCTTCCAGGAAACCACACGTGTTCTGACCGAAGCTGCGATCATGGGCAAAAAAGACGGTCTGCGTGGCTTGAAAGAAAACGTCATCGTTGGTCGCCTGATACCTGCTGGTACAGGTCTGGCATTCCACCGTGCCCGCAAGTTGAAAGAAACCTGGGAAGCAGATGAACGCGTAGCCTTGCTGGAAGCAGAAAAAGCAGCATTTGCGCCGATACCAGAAGTAACAGCAACTGATGTGGTTGATGGCGAAGCGTAA
- a CDS encoding biotin--[acetyl-CoA-carboxylase] ligase, protein MQENKNLELNAAAIEKLCDGAAREVDIEVVAETGSTNADLMARLSAGASTPARPVLRVAVHQTAGRGRAGRPWLTVPGGMLTFSLAWHLPQAPHNLLGLPLAIGVALAECLNALNQNVQLKWPNDLLRDGKKLAGILLESAAANEGGTWIVAGIGLNLQVSDELEAQVGRALADAPWLAQMDRNLLLAQLLNALAAALQQFGEQGFSAFLPRWNALHAYADQTVHILDHGQVLHTGKALGVDLHGCLVLQTEHGQVNVLAGDVSLRPVA, encoded by the coding sequence ATGCAAGAGAATAAAAACCTGGAACTCAATGCGGCTGCCATAGAAAAACTCTGTGATGGCGCAGCCCGCGAAGTTGATATAGAAGTCGTCGCAGAAACCGGCTCCACCAATGCCGACCTCATGGCGCGCCTGTCTGCGGGCGCATCGACACCGGCGCGCCCGGTGCTGCGGGTGGCTGTGCATCAGACAGCAGGGCGTGGCAGGGCAGGTCGCCCATGGCTGACCGTGCCCGGTGGCATGCTGACGTTTTCCCTCGCCTGGCATTTGCCGCAAGCACCGCACAATTTGCTGGGCTTGCCGCTGGCGATAGGTGTTGCCCTGGCTGAGTGCCTGAATGCCCTGAACCAGAATGTGCAATTGAAGTGGCCAAATGACCTCTTGCGCGATGGTAAAAAACTCGCAGGCATCCTGCTCGAATCCGCTGCCGCCAACGAAGGCGGTACCTGGATAGTTGCTGGCATAGGCCTGAACCTGCAAGTGTCGGATGAGCTGGAGGCACAGGTGGGTCGCGCCCTGGCAGATGCACCCTGGCTCGCGCAGATGGATAGAAACCTGTTGCTGGCGCAATTGCTGAACGCACTTGCCGCAGCATTGCAGCAATTTGGCGAGCAAGGTTTTTCCGCCTTTTTACCACGCTGGAATGCCTTGCATGCCTACGCTGATCAAACCGTGCATATACTCGATCACGGCCAGGTCTTGCACACAGGCAAAGCGCTCGGTGTCGATCTGCATGGCTGCCTGGTATTGCAGACTGAACATGGTCAGGTCAATGTACTGGCAGGTGATGTGTCTTTACGGCCAGTAGCATGA
- a CDS encoding type III pantothenate kinase: MSQLLIDAGNTRIKWALADIKAVPAGSAPTRAPTPAPAPVWQQIASVSHAELDTLKTCWQGMRFTRALISNVAGASIKEKLTALLQEVQPDLHINWFASQEDIAGLHNGYRNPAQLGCDRLASMIGAHYLFPQQSLIVATCGTATTVDAVTTDGVFKGGMILPGLKLMAESLARNTAQLPQVAESTEIAKVFADNTDQAIVSGCISAQVGAIARAFNTLEQQEKKTVNCVISGGAASYLLHHLGIPYQYVDNLVLTGLFVVAQSSPDR, translated from the coding sequence ATGAGTCAATTATTGATCGATGCAGGTAATACGCGCATCAAATGGGCGCTGGCAGATATCAAGGCTGTGCCAGCGGGATCGGCACCAACACGCGCACCAACACCGGCACCAGCACCAGTGTGGCAACAGATTGCCTCCGTCAGCCATGCTGAACTGGACACTTTGAAAACCTGCTGGCAAGGCATGCGCTTCACACGCGCCCTGATATCCAATGTCGCCGGTGCCAGTATCAAAGAAAAACTCACGGCCTTACTGCAAGAAGTACAGCCAGACTTGCACATAAACTGGTTTGCCTCGCAAGAAGATATCGCCGGCCTGCACAATGGCTACCGCAATCCGGCGCAACTGGGCTGTGATCGCCTCGCCTCCATGATAGGTGCGCATTACCTGTTCCCGCAGCAAAGCCTGATTGTCGCCACTTGTGGAACTGCCACCACAGTCGATGCTGTCACTACAGATGGCGTATTCAAGGGCGGCATGATCTTGCCTGGCCTTAAACTGATGGCAGAATCGCTGGCGCGCAATACCGCACAATTGCCCCAGGTGGCAGAATCAACGGAGATCGCCAAAGTCTTTGCCGATAATACCGACCAGGCCATCGTCAGTGGCTGCATCAGTGCCCAGGTCGGTGCGATAGCACGTGCCTTCAATACCCTGGAGCAGCAAGAGAAAAAGACCGTCAATTGCGTGATTTCTGGCGGTGCTGCCTCGTATTTATTGCATCATTTGGGCATTCCTTACCAATATGTAGATAATCTGGTCTTGACGGGGCTGTTTGTCGTGGCACAATCAAGCCCGGACCGATAA
- a CDS encoding SPOR domain-containing protein encodes MLRFFFWSLLVLNAFLLAFNLGYLGHWSLDTHEPERLKKQHHADQLKLLTAAEAVSPSEPASEKKPEVIACLEVGNFQQSDIPRIEEKLKSLAMGDRQSRINVVDVATHMVFIPSQGSKEGADKKAGELRRLGINDFYIVQDQSNLRWGISLGVFKTEEAAKLHLNNLSNKGVRSARIGPRTVSTNKFAFQFRAMSAEEKSKYDVIKAEFPAQENRNCQTTAYSRS; translated from the coding sequence ATGCTGAGATTCTTTTTCTGGAGCCTGCTCGTACTGAATGCCTTCCTGCTGGCATTTAATCTCGGCTATCTGGGACACTGGTCCCTCGATACTCATGAGCCCGAGCGCCTGAAAAAACAGCATCACGCCGACCAGTTAAAGCTTCTGACTGCGGCCGAAGCAGTGTCGCCAAGTGAACCGGCATCAGAAAAGAAACCCGAAGTCATTGCCTGCCTGGAAGTCGGTAACTTCCAGCAAAGCGACATCCCAAGGATAGAAGAAAAATTAAAGTCCCTGGCAATGGGTGACCGCCAGTCCCGTATCAATGTCGTTGACGTCGCCACCCACATGGTCTTCATCCCTTCGCAAGGCAGCAAAGAAGGCGCAGACAAAAAAGCTGGTGAGCTGCGCCGTCTGGGCATCAATGATTTCTATATCGTGCAAGACCAGAGCAATCTGCGCTGGGGTATTTCGCTGGGCGTGTTCAAGACCGAAGAAGCAGCCAAACTGCATTTGAATAATCTCAGCAATAAAGGCGTGCGCTCTGCCCGTATAGGCCCGCGCACGGTCAGCACCAATAAATTTGCCTTCCAGTTCAGGGCCATGAGTGCGGAAGAAAAGAGCAAGTACGATGTCATCAAGGCAGAGTTCCCGGCGCAGGAAAACCGCAATTGCCAGACAACGGCGTATAGCAGGAGCTAA